One genomic window of Paenibacillus xylanilyticus includes the following:
- a CDS encoding PTS transporter subunit EIIC: MNDRQFEQILKLAGGKGNIRQVKRDEQSTILMLEDHSKVDMSAPDAVDLETIIRITGAECFLVIKDETSSYYRLLRDMGKPESIQDHPERKERHTYRKSFSLLEFISDVFRPIMPAILGAAVFKIVLAVITLISTYGFSEPSSFLQSQTFMILKSIGESAFYLLPVLAAISTARQLKSNIYVAAAIGGLMFYPQMSYLLSGQEEVHFMGVPMVSQAAFFSATLWMILTISAASYVERAVERFSPKVLQGILAPALTLGILVPLVLLLLGPLGSWIDKRMPAAVDSLLMDAPVVAVMLLGAAFAFMLFAGLHYWLVPLMLNELMTNGFSVIIPAMFVAFTAQAGAALAAGLRSSQPGFRKLAFWATGTALLGVLEPALYAVNMRRMASFGAALIGGAIGGLYFGIVSVKSFALSESASLLEIPSFMEDGTLNLLHTCIGLLLAFAVSGALTYWLEGRASHTKHV; this comes from the coding sequence ATGAATGACAGGCAATTCGAACAGATCTTGAAACTTGCAGGTGGAAAGGGGAATATCAGGCAGGTCAAGCGGGATGAGCAATCAACAATACTGATGTTGGAGGATCACAGCAAAGTAGATATGTCAGCGCCTGATGCAGTCGATCTAGAAACAATAATTCGGATAACAGGTGCAGAATGCTTCTTGGTGATTAAAGATGAAACCTCTTCTTATTACCGTCTATTAAGGGACATGGGTAAGCCAGAGAGCATACAGGATCATCCCGAACGCAAAGAGAGGCATACATACCGCAAATCGTTTTCATTATTAGAGTTTATATCTGATGTGTTTAGACCCATAATGCCTGCCATTTTGGGAGCAGCGGTCTTCAAGATTGTGCTTGCAGTCATAACGCTGATTAGTACGTACGGTTTTTCGGAACCCTCATCGTTTCTACAGAGTCAGACATTTATGATATTGAAATCGATTGGGGAGAGCGCCTTTTATCTGCTGCCGGTACTGGCAGCTATCAGTACTGCCCGGCAGTTAAAGAGTAATATTTACGTTGCTGCAGCTATCGGCGGATTGATGTTTTACCCACAAATGAGTTATTTACTGTCAGGTCAGGAAGAAGTTCATTTTATGGGTGTGCCGATGGTGTCGCAGGCAGCCTTTTTCTCAGCGACTCTCTGGATGATTTTAACGATCTCTGCGGCGTCTTATGTAGAAAGGGCAGTTGAACGATTCAGTCCCAAGGTGCTGCAAGGCATTCTGGCTCCGGCATTAACCCTTGGAATTTTGGTCCCGCTGGTTCTGCTGTTGCTGGGTCCACTCGGTTCATGGATTGACAAGCGGATGCCCGCTGCTGTCGATTCCTTGCTCATGGATGCGCCTGTAGTGGCTGTGATGCTGCTGGGAGCGGCATTTGCATTCATGCTGTTTGCCGGATTGCATTATTGGCTGGTTCCCCTAATGCTTAATGAACTGATGACCAACGGATTCTCCGTGATCATTCCTGCAATGTTTGTTGCTTTTACTGCTCAGGCGGGGGCTGCACTGGCTGCAGGTCTGCGCAGCAGTCAGCCCGGGTTTAGAAAGCTGGCATTCTGGGCGACAGGAACGGCTCTATTGGGCGTTCTGGAGCCTGCACTCTATGCCGTCAACATGAGAAGAATGGCTTCTTTTGGTGCAGCACTAATAGGTGGAGCTATAGGCGGACTGTATTTCGGCATCGTGTCCGTAAAATCCTTTGCTTTAAGTGAATCAGCAAGCCTGCTGGAAATCCCGTCATTCATGGAAGATGGCACGCTGAACTTGCTGCATACCTGCATTGGTCTGCTCTTGGCCTTCGCCGTCTCAGGTGCACTCACATACTGGCTTGAAGGTAGAGCATCACATACCAAACATGTGTAA
- the hcp gene encoding hydroxylamine reductase has translation MFCYQCEQTPSGGCTVVGVCGKNETIASLQDTMIFALKGIAAYATHARQLGYHDPEVDRITHEALYMTLTNSNFNVQEHLDMAMQVGNAAIRIMDVLDRAHTERFGIPQPITVSQNQIEGQCIVVTGHNLYALEELLRQTEGKGINIYTHSEMLPAHGYPALQKYAHLKGNIGKAWYDQRRLFEQFPGAILATTNCVMPIKGTYADRFFSYEVAGLEGVAKIVNDDFTPLIERAISLPAADVKSEQVLTTGYHHETVIGLAPEIIQAVKDGHIRRFFVIAGCDAPGKGGNYYRELATSLPNNTVILTTSCGKFRFNDVDYGTVGDTGIPRYIDLGQCNNSGSTVKIAMALADAFGCSVNELPVSIVLSWFEQKAVAILLGLFSLGIQDIRIGPKPPEFISAGVLDVLVDMFGLKLITTAEEDMNAMLSLS, from the coding sequence ATGTTTTGTTATCAGTGTGAGCAGACACCGAGTGGTGGATGTACGGTAGTTGGGGTCTGTGGGAAAAATGAAACGATAGCCAGTCTGCAGGATACCATGATCTTTGCGTTGAAAGGCATAGCGGCTTATGCAACACATGCTCGGCAGCTGGGGTATCATGATCCGGAAGTGGATCGAATTACGCATGAAGCCCTGTATATGACGTTGACCAATTCCAATTTCAATGTGCAGGAACATCTTGATATGGCCATGCAAGTCGGAAACGCGGCGATCCGAATCATGGACGTGCTGGATCGTGCGCACACGGAGAGATTCGGCATTCCGCAGCCAATCACGGTTTCGCAGAATCAGATTGAGGGGCAATGCATTGTCGTGACCGGACATAACTTGTATGCGCTGGAGGAGCTTCTTCGCCAGACCGAAGGGAAGGGCATCAACATTTATACACATTCCGAGATGCTGCCTGCTCACGGGTACCCGGCACTTCAGAAATATGCTCATCTGAAAGGCAATATCGGCAAAGCATGGTATGATCAGCGCAGATTATTTGAACAGTTCCCGGGTGCCATCCTTGCGACCACAAACTGTGTCATGCCTATCAAAGGTACATACGCTGACCGATTCTTCTCGTATGAAGTCGCGGGTCTTGAGGGTGTAGCCAAGATTGTTAATGATGATTTCACACCTCTAATTGAGCGCGCGATTTCCCTGCCGGCTGCAGACGTTAAGTCTGAGCAGGTGCTGACGACAGGGTACCATCATGAGACGGTAATCGGACTCGCTCCGGAGATTATTCAGGCAGTCAAAGATGGGCATATCCGTCGTTTCTTCGTTATCGCTGGCTGTGATGCACCTGGAAAAGGCGGAAACTATTATCGCGAGCTAGCCACTTCGCTGCCTAACAATACCGTGATTCTAACCACATCATGCGGTAAATTCCGCTTCAATGATGTGGATTACGGTACAGTCGGGGATACAGGGATTCCCCGTTATATCGATTTGGGGCAGTGTAACAACTCCGGTTCAACCGTGAAAATTGCAATGGCTCTTGCGGACGCTTTTGGCTGTTCAGTCAATGAGCTTCCTGTCAGCATTGTCCTGTCCTGGTTTGAGCAAAAAGCAGTGGCGATCCTGCTGGGGCTGTTCAGTTTGGGTATTCAGGACATTCGAATTGGACCCAAACCCCCAGAATTTATCTCGGCTGGAGTATTGGATGTGCTTGTTGACATGTTTGGCTTGAAGCTGATCACCACAGCAGAGGAAGATATGAACGCCATGCTGTCGTTGTCATAG